Proteins encoded together in one Impatiens glandulifera chromosome 1, dImpGla2.1, whole genome shotgun sequence window:
- the LOC124919126 gene encoding DNA gyrase subunit A, chloroplastic/mitochondrial yields the protein MNISSHSSIKHSSMASSTGFRLFRYHFTRSDASTPLYTLRQGVSQLRFLSAAPSRRIRPVKARKKEDTATKEEVDEGNGSIILKDAQSGNDGRIIPTELHKEATEAYMAYAMSVLLGRALPDIRDGLKPVHRRILFAMHELGLSSRKPYKKCARVVGEVLGKFHPHGDTAVYDSMVRMAQDFSLRSPLIQGHGNFGSIDADPPAAMRYTECRLEPLTEAMLLADLDQDTVDFVPNFDNSQKEPSLLPARLPQLLLNGSSGIAVGMATNIPPHNLGELVDALSALIHNPEATLQQLMEYMPAPDFPTGGSIMGTAGILEAYRTGRGRIIVRGKTSFELIDAKTKRNAIIIEEIPYQTNKSSLVEKIAELVEGKTIEGISDIRDESDRSGMRVVIELKRGSDPAVVLNNLYRLTPLQTSFSCNMVGILNGQPQQTGLMEMLKAFLDFRCNVIERRARFKLTQAQERSHIVEGIIVGLGNVDEVIKIIKEAQNNAMASAALRKAFNLSEKQTDAILDINLRKLTRLERNKLVDEKKSLSEQISRLEELLSSKRQVLQLIENEAVELKNKFSNPRRSVLEETDAGQVEEIDVIPNEEMLLVISEKGYMKRMKPNTFNLQNRGTIGKSIGKLRVNDSMSDFLVCRAHDYIMYFSDKGIVYSARAYKIPECTRAAAGTPLVQILSLSDGERITSVIPVTEFAEDHYLLMLTMQGYVKKVSLNSFSSIRSSGIIAIQLVPGDELKWVRRCTNDDLVVTASQKGMVIVASCGIVRALGRNTRGSVAMRLKEGDKMASMDMIPAAMRKDVERVSEGRGKVSGGPWLLFISENGFGKRVPLSTFRLSSLNRVGLIGYKFSTEDDRLAAVFIVGFSLADDGESDEEVVLLSQSGTLNRIKVRDVSIQSRYARGVILMRLEHAGKIQSVSLISAAESEVEELELDEVASG from the exons ATGAACATTTCTTCTCATTCTTCCATCAAACACTCATCAATGGCTTCATCCACAGGGTTCCGCCTTTTCCGTTACCACTTCACCCGTTCAGATGCTTCCACTCCATTGTATACACTTCGACAGGGCGTTTCGCAGCTCCGTTTTCTTTCAGCCGCTCCTTCGAGACGAATTCGTCCGGTGAAGGCCCGGAAGAAGGAGGACACTGCTACTAAGGAGGAAGTAGATGAAGGGAACGGTAGTATCATTCTGAAGGATGCTCAAAGTGGAAATGATGGGAGGATCATCCCTACGGAGCTCCATAAAGAGGCTACGGAAGCATATATGGCGTATGCAATGTCGGTATTGTTAGGTCGAGCCCTACCTGACATTCGGGATGGCTTAAAGCCTGTGCATCGTCGCATATT attTGCGATGCATGAATTGGGACTTTCCTCACGAAAACCATACAAGAAATGTGCTAGAGTTGTTGGAGAG GTTCTTGGTAAGTTTCATCCACATGGGGACACTGCTGTTTATGATTCTATGGTCCGAATGGCTCAG GATTTCTCCTTACGCAGCCCACTCATCCAAGGGCATGGTAACTTTGGTTCCATTGATGCAGACCCCCCTGCTGCCATGCGTTACACAGAGTGCAGGCTGGAA CCACTTACCGAGGCGATGCTGTTGGCTGATTTGGATCAAGATACA GTTGACTTTGTTCCGAATTTTGACAATTCACAAAAGGAGCCATCTCTTCTTCCTGCCAGGCTTCCACAGTTGTTGTTGAATGGCTCTTCTGGCATAGCG GTCGGCATGGCCACCAATATACCTCCACATAATCTTGGGGAGCTTGTTGATGCACTTTCTGCATTAATTCATAACCCAGAAGCTACG CTCCAACAACTGATGGAATACATGCCGGCACCCGACTTCCCAACCGGCGGCTCAATTATGGGTACTGCAGG CATCTTGGAGGCTTATCGAACTGGACGAGGGCGCATTATAGTAAGAGGGAAGACCTCTTTTGAATTGATTGATGCCAAGACAAAGCGTAATGCAATCATCATAGAAGAG ATTCCTTATCAGACGAACAAATCTTCTCTTGTTGAGAAGATTGCCGAGCTTGTGGAAGGCAAG ACAATTGAAGGAATAAGTGATATTCGCGATGAAAGCGATAGATCCGGAATGCGCGTCGTTATTGAG CTTAAACGGGGATCCGATCCTGCTGTTGTGCTTAATAACCTGTATCGACTTACTCCACTTCAAACTAGTTTCAGTTGCAACATGGTCGG TATTCTTAATGGACAACCTCAACAAACTGGTCTGATGGAAATGTTAAAG GCATTCTTAGATTTTAGATGCAATGTAATTGAAAGACGTGCCAGGTTTAAATTAACACAAGCACAAGAAAGAAGTCACATTGTTGAG GGTATAATAGTGGGACTGGGTAATGTGGACgaagtaattaaaataatcaaggAAGCTCAAAATAATGCCATGGCATCAGCAGCCTTGAGAAAAG CATTCAACTTGTCTGAGAAGCAAACAGATGCAATACTAGATATAAATCTGAGAAAGCTTACACGACTTGAG AGAAATAAGCTTGTCGATGAAAAGAAATCCTTGTCAGAGCAAATATCTCGATTAGAGGAGCTCTTGTCCAGTAAAAGACAAGTCCTCCAG CTCATAGAAAATGAAGCAGTTGAGCTTAAGAATAAATTTTCTAATCCAAGGAGGTCAgtgttggaagaaacagatgctGGCCAGGTTGAAGAAATAGATGTTATCCCAAATGAGGAAATGCTACTG GTAATCAGTGAGAAGGGTTATATGAAACGAATGAAACCAAATACTTTCAATCTTCAGAATCGAGGAACAATTGGCAAATCAATCGGGAAATTACGAGTAAATGATTCAATGTCTGATTTCTTGGTATGTCGCGCTCATGATTACATCATGTATTTCAG tGACAAGGGAATTGTTTACTCTGCTCGTGCCTATAAAATTCCAGAATGCACCAGGGCTGCTGCAGGCACCCCACTGGTACAG ATCTTATCCTTATCAGATGGAGAGAGAATAACTTCAGTAATTCCTGTGACTGAATTTGCTGAAGATCACTATCTTCTTATGCTTACCATGCAAGGATATGTTAAGAAAGTGTCTTTGAATTCTTTCTCATCAATCAGGTCATCGGGTATTATTGCAATTCAATTG GTCCCTGGTGATGAACTAAAGTGGGTTCGTCGATGCACAAATGATGACCTTGTTGTAACAGCTTCACAAAAGGGAATGGTTATTGTTGCTTCTTGTGGCATT GTACGTGCTCTTGGAAGGAATACAAGGGGATCTGTTGCTATGAGGCTTAAGGAGGGAGATAAAATGGCTAGCATGGATATGATTCCAGCTGCTATGCGGAAGGATGTGGAGAGAGTTTCAGAAGGACG AGGAAAAGTGTCGGGAGGTCCATGGTTGCTATTCATATCAGAGAATGGCTTTGGCAAGCGTGTTCCTCTCAGCACATTCCGTTTGTCATCTTTGAATAGAGTTGGTTTGATTGGTTATAAG TTTTCGACAGAAGATGACCGATTGGCAGCTGTATTTATTGTTGGGTTTTCTTTGGCGG ATGATGGTGAGAGTGACGAGGAGGTGGTTCTATTGAGCCAAAGCGGAACACTCAATCGAATAAAGGTTCGAGATGTGTCTATACAGTCCCGATATGCAAG gGGAGTGATATTGATGCGATTGGAGCATGCTGGAAAGATTCAGTCAGTGTCTTTGATATCAGCGGCAGAAAGTGAGGTAGAGGAACTCGAACTCGACGAAGTTGCTTCTGGCTGA